From one Triticum aestivum cultivar Chinese Spring chromosome 4B, IWGSC CS RefSeq v2.1, whole genome shotgun sequence genomic stretch:
- the LOC123094536 gene encoding ethylene-responsive transcription factor ERF022: MEVVPDNAGVAAAEQYRGVRKRKWGKWVSEIREPGKKTRIWLGSFESPEMAAVAHDVAALRLRGHEARLNFPGLVHLFRRPDTAEPDDVRAAALEAAAQVRFRPDLVLQPGGCGSSGGGGFPDRLDDVAWDAMLRSDDLEPESPNMWAELAEAMLLAPPVWEGSAVDNDEWSQGSLWDPSCWSY, from the coding sequence ATGGAGGTCGTGCCCGACAACGCCGGCGTTGCAGCGGCCGAGCAGTACCGTGGGGTGAGGAAGAGGAAGTGGGGCAAATGGGTGTCCGAGATCAGGGAGCCCGGCAAGAAGACGCGCATCTGGCTTGGCAGCTTCgagtcgccggagatggccgccgTGGCGCACGACGTGGCCGCGCTCCGGCTACGGGGGCACGAGGCCAGGCTCAACTTCCCGGGCCTCGTCCACCTCTTCCGCCGGCCGGACACCGCCGAGCCTGACGACGTCCGTGCGGCTGCGCTGGAGGCCGCGGCCCAAGTCCGGTTCAGACCCGACCTCGTGCTACAGCCGGGCGGCtgtggcagcagcggcggcggcggattcCCGGACCGGCTCGATGACGTGGCGTGGGATGCCATGCTTCGCTCTGATGATCTGGAGCCCGAGTCGCCCAACATGTGGGCGGAGCTGGCGGAGGCCATGCTGTTGGCCCCGCCTGTCTGGGAGGGCAGCGCGGTGGACAATGACGAGTGGTCCCAAGGCTCGCTCTGGGACCCGTCTTGCTGGAGCTACTGA